In Moorena sp. SIOASIH, the following proteins share a genomic window:
- a CDS encoding glycosyltransferase family 4 protein yields MKLLYYSPASYGGLADYAHYQANALVSAGAEVTLLTTPNYPVGRGEAYEIVPILDDTTASPGVHKPMPKVLKAGYLSYNLLTNIARLTRFIEEHRFCHVLMGSYLEYLAPLWAHRLRRLANRGVVFGAVVHDPVRDFVLGPQWWHRCSIAAGYSFLREAFVHEAIDLDTVRPMPQLRTTVIPCGSFELPPANQSREKTCNSLDLPPEAKVMLSFGHIRPNKNLNLVIEAMARVPDVYLVVAGKEQSSSQQLARRYQELAQELGVADRCRWQIGFIPEGEIPNLFDMSDLILLTYDQTFHSASAVLSVATHHHKLCLASSGEGPLKEVVKKYQLGLWVEPNSVTAIVEGLKSWLETPVKPCWEEYFRDNSWHKNAQIVLSVLKT; encoded by the coding sequence ATGAAGTTACTTTACTATTCTCCTGCTAGCTATGGAGGACTAGCTGACTATGCCCATTACCAAGCTAATGCCCTTGTATCTGCTGGCGCAGAGGTAACGTTACTGACTACGCCCAACTATCCCGTAGGTAGGGGAGAAGCCTATGAGATTGTACCGATTTTGGATGATACCACGGCAAGTCCTGGGGTGCATAAACCAATGCCCAAGGTTCTTAAAGCAGGCTATCTTTCCTATAATCTGCTCACCAATATTGCTAGATTAACCCGTTTTATTGAAGAACATCGGTTTTGTCACGTCTTAATGGGTTCTTACCTGGAATACCTTGCTCCTTTGTGGGCACATCGCCTGAGGCGATTAGCCAATCGGGGAGTGGTATTTGGTGCAGTAGTCCATGATCCCGTGCGAGATTTTGTTCTGGGGCCTCAATGGTGGCATCGTTGCTCTATTGCAGCAGGCTATTCGTTTCTGCGGGAGGCATTTGTTCATGAAGCAATTGATTTAGATACGGTTCGCCCTATGCCTCAACTGCGCACAACAGTTATTCCTTGTGGTAGTTTTGAGCTTCCCCCAGCAAATCAATCTAGGGAAAAAACATGCAACTCACTTGATCTACCTCCAGAGGCTAAGGTGATGTTGTCCTTTGGCCATATTCGTCCTAACAAGAATCTCAACTTGGTAATTGAAGCGATGGCTCGTGTCCCTGATGTATATTTAGTAGTCGCGGGTAAAGAACAGTCTTCTAGTCAGCAACTTGCTCGTCGTTATCAAGAACTAGCTCAGGAATTGGGTGTAGCAGATCGCTGTCGCTGGCAGATTGGCTTTATTCCCGAAGGGGAAATTCCCAATCTCTTTGACATGAGTGATTTAATTTTGTTGACATATGATCAGACATTCCACTCTGCTAGTGCTGTTTTAAGCGTTGCCACACACCATCATAAACTTTGCTTGGCTTCTAGTGGAGAAGGACCTTTGAAAGAGGTAGTGAAAAAATATCAACTGGGGTTGTGGGTTGAGCCTAATAGTGTAACAGCGATTGTCGAGGGCTTAAAGTCATGGCTGGAAACGCCAGTTAAACCTTGCTGGGAAGAGTATTTTCGGGACAATTCTTGGCATAAAAATGCCCAGATTGTTCTTAGTGTTTTAAAAACTTAA